A genomic window from Puniceicoccaceae bacterium includes:
- a CDS encoding efflux RND transporter permease subunit — MQNRKKPQNEAGMIAWFARNGVAANLLMLVVAVAGVVSLMTVKRELFPQFSLDMITVSVPYLGASPEEMEEAVIVRIEEAIQGLDGIKQVRSTAVENMGSVVIEVRRGYNLAKVKEQVKTRVDAISTFPEQTERPIVDEVLLNRDTIWVSLYGDTDERALKEMAVRLRDELVEISGISQVEVQGVRDYEISIEVSEHRLRSHGLTFDEVVNAVRGESLDLPGGTLRTRAGEISVRTKEQDYRGVEFERIVLRQHPDGGRLLLEDVATVRDGFVDQPILNRFNGKPCAFVLVQEVGDENPLEISAKVYEYVDEVRERWVPEGIEIVAWGDGSFYLQDRLDLLINNGLIGFVLVFLSLALFLRPSLAVFVSIGIPVSFLGTFAIAPFIGVSINLISLFAFILVLGIVVDDAIVVGESVFSEYQQSEPGVDAAIRGTHRVSTPVTFAVLTTMVAFLPVFFLPGLMGKFFVMIPAVVIPTLAFSLIQSKLVLPYHLTLCRVGDRSGRSHLNVFSRFQRAFSDRLEHFIHNRYAPFAQRMIHFRYLVFAGFVAMLLLSIGLVGAGWVRSVWFPNVPSDFIMVDLEMAPGTNIEQTNATVEIIENTLLEVAKAEQERTGFNPVQHYGTMVGYAVSTGGPSVGTYNSGSHLASIVVEMGKSELRDSSAFQVSTLWRDQIGTLPGVRRLVFHASASGPTGLPIDIRLTGRDFGQLKAASLAIQERLKQYDGIFDIRDTYAEGKQEVKVYARENARALGVTAASLGSQVRSAFYGAEAQRIQRGKHDVRVMVRLPENERQSLGSLQQMRIRTGDGREIPIAEVAELEYGFGYPTISRVDRKRVIQIQADADKDVANLTDINAELYETVLPELLRDYPGVVSVKDGEAKDQAEVIPVLMAGAILVLVAIYALIAVPFKSYLQPLIVILVVPFGVGGAIAGHFLTGQELSVLSFLGIIALTGVVVNDSLVLVDCVNQLIREQGMPMHEAVWRGAVTRFRPILLTSVTTFVGLIPILLERSLQAQFLIPMATSLSFGVLFATFITLMLVPCSYLILEDIQRLLTWMFGRWWRGFKALFGVTRGAA; from the coding sequence ATGCAGAACCGCAAGAAACCCCAAAATGAGGCTGGCATGATCGCATGGTTTGCACGCAACGGAGTCGCTGCCAATCTGCTGATGCTGGTTGTGGCTGTGGCTGGCGTGGTTTCGCTGATGACCGTCAAGCGGGAACTGTTTCCTCAGTTTTCACTCGACATGATCACAGTATCCGTTCCCTACCTTGGTGCCTCACCTGAGGAGATGGAGGAAGCGGTGATCGTGCGCATTGAGGAAGCGATCCAGGGGTTGGATGGCATCAAGCAAGTGAGGTCGACGGCGGTTGAAAACATGGGCAGTGTGGTGATTGAAGTGCGTCGGGGCTACAATCTGGCGAAGGTCAAGGAACAGGTGAAAACAAGGGTTGACGCGATTTCCACCTTTCCCGAGCAGACGGAACGACCCATTGTCGATGAAGTATTGCTCAACCGGGATACCATTTGGGTATCCTTATACGGAGATACAGATGAACGTGCACTCAAGGAAATGGCGGTGCGTCTTCGGGATGAGCTTGTAGAAATTTCAGGAATCAGTCAGGTAGAGGTTCAGGGCGTGCGCGACTATGAAATCTCCATCGAAGTTTCCGAGCATCGCCTCCGTTCGCATGGTCTGACCTTTGATGAGGTGGTGAATGCCGTGCGCGGTGAATCGCTGGACCTGCCCGGTGGAACCCTGCGAACGAGGGCGGGAGAGATTTCGGTGCGCACCAAGGAACAGGATTACCGAGGTGTGGAGTTTGAACGCATTGTTCTGCGTCAACATCCGGATGGTGGCAGACTCCTGCTTGAAGATGTGGCGACGGTTCGCGACGGTTTTGTGGATCAACCGATTCTCAATCGCTTCAACGGCAAACCGTGTGCATTCGTCCTGGTGCAGGAAGTTGGAGATGAGAACCCGTTGGAAATCTCGGCGAAGGTTTACGAATACGTGGATGAGGTGCGCGAGCGTTGGGTCCCGGAGGGAATCGAAATCGTGGCCTGGGGGGATGGTTCGTTTTATTTGCAGGACCGCCTCGACTTGCTGATCAACAATGGCCTTATCGGGTTTGTTTTGGTTTTCCTTTCGCTGGCGTTGTTTCTGCGACCTTCACTTGCAGTCTTTGTGTCCATCGGCATTCCTGTCAGTTTTCTGGGAACCTTCGCCATTGCTCCATTCATCGGGGTTTCAATCAACCTGATCTCGCTTTTTGCCTTTATCTTGGTGCTCGGCATCGTGGTGGACGACGCGATTGTGGTGGGAGAGAGCGTGTTTTCGGAGTATCAGCAAAGTGAACCCGGAGTGGACGCAGCGATCCGTGGAACTCACCGGGTGAGCACACCTGTAACGTTTGCGGTGCTCACGACCATGGTGGCATTTCTTCCGGTCTTTTTTCTACCGGGACTGATGGGGAAATTTTTTGTGATGATTCCAGCAGTGGTGATTCCCACGCTGGCGTTTTCGCTAATTCAAAGCAAGCTGGTGCTTCCCTATCACCTGACGCTGTGCCGGGTGGGGGATCGTAGCGGGCGAAGCCATTTGAATGTATTTTCCCGATTTCAGCGTGCCTTTTCGGATCGGCTGGAGCACTTTATCCACAACCGCTACGCACCGTTCGCGCAGCGCATGATCCACTTTCGCTATCTCGTTTTTGCCGGGTTTGTTGCCATGCTCCTGCTGTCGATTGGATTGGTGGGTGCGGGCTGGGTGCGTTCGGTTTGGTTTCCCAATGTTCCGTCTGATTTCATCATGGTGGATCTCGAAATGGCCCCGGGCACGAACATCGAACAGACAAACGCAACGGTCGAAATTATTGAGAACACCTTGCTGGAGGTCGCAAAAGCCGAGCAGGAACGCACCGGATTTAACCCGGTGCAGCATTATGGCACCATGGTCGGTTATGCCGTGTCGACGGGTGGCCCATCCGTTGGCACTTACAACTCGGGTTCTCACCTTGCCTCGATTGTGGTAGAGATGGGAAAGAGCGAACTACGGGATTCTTCTGCATTTCAAGTTTCGACCCTGTGGCGTGATCAGATCGGAACCTTGCCGGGAGTGCGGCGTCTGGTCTTTCATGCCTCTGCATCGGGGCCGACCGGACTCCCCATCGATATTCGCCTGACCGGACGTGATTTTGGCCAGTTGAAGGCGGCGTCGCTTGCGATTCAGGAACGCCTGAAACAGTATGACGGGATTTTTGACATCCGCGATACCTATGCCGAGGGCAAACAGGAAGTCAAAGTGTACGCCCGCGAAAATGCACGGGCATTGGGAGTGACTGCTGCCTCGCTGGGTTCGCAGGTTCGCAGTGCATTTTATGGTGCGGAGGCGCAGCGCATCCAGCGTGGAAAACATGACGTCAGGGTGATGGTGCGGCTGCCTGAGAACGAACGCCAATCACTTGGCAGCTTGCAGCAGATGCGGATACGCACCGGAGATGGGCGGGAGATTCCCATCGCGGAGGTCGCTGAGTTGGAATATGGATTTGGATATCCAACCATTTCCAGGGTGGATCGCAAGCGGGTCATTCAAATTCAGGCGGATGCCGACAAGGATGTTGCCAATCTCACCGATATTAACGCGGAACTCTATGAAACCGTGCTGCCGGAGTTGCTTCGGGACTATCCCGGTGTTGTGTCAGTCAAAGACGGCGAGGCAAAGGATCAGGCGGAAGTGATTCCCGTGCTCATGGCGGGGGCCATTTTGGTGCTTGTCGCGATTTATGCGTTGATTGCCGTACCGTTCAAGAGCTACCTGCAACCGTTGATTGTGATTCTGGTGGTCCCGTTTGGTGTGGGGGGTGCGATTGCCGGGCACTTTCTCACCGGGCAGGAACTGAGCGTGCTCTCGTTTCTGGGCATCATCGCACTGACGGGAGTGGTGGTGAATGACTCCCTGGTTTTAGTGGATTGTGTGAATCAGCTCATCCGTGAGCAGGGCATGCCCATGCATGAGGCGGTCTGGCGCGGTGCGGTGACCCGGTTTCGTCCGATTTTGCTCACATCAGTCACGACCTTTGTCGGTCTGATCCCGATTTTGCTCGAACGCAGCCTCCAGGCGCAGTTTCTGATCCCGATGGCCACATCGCTGTCGTTTGGGGTGCTGTTTGCGACCTTTATCACCCTGATGCTCGTGCCCTGCAGCTATTTGATTCTGGAGGACATTCAGCGCCTGCTGACCTGGATGTTCGGGCGCTGGTGGCGCGGTTTCAAGGCATTGTTTGGAGTGACCCGCGGTGCGGCTTGA
- a CDS encoding SulP family inorganic anion transporter gives MNWRTLPLLAKLKGYQIRDLGHDLKAGINVALLDFPQSMAYAMIAGLPIQYGVHASALGSIIAPFFASSRFLITGPSNATAVLLMSGFLSMGLEESQRLVVLPMLVLMVGCFLFAGAFLRLEVVIQYVSRAVITGYVTAAGFLIIVKQSPHVLGIEIEGSGTFLLTLQEILQSSGMTQWPILLFSALTPLIHFTLRRINPRLPSLALTIVLSTLLSILLQRWGLHLQTLPNLPRGDWSLTVPLLDLKLIHSLLGTAFAISLLSLLESSSISKTVAARAGDTVDISQQMVSMGVANTVNAFGAGMPVSGSPVRTMLNYDSGARTPVSSLISGLLLLIAIFALAPLIQYIPKASLASMIMIVGISLIKWDTIKVFLRTSKSDAATFLVTFTSGLLFPLDIAIYFGVGLSIALFLKKVANPTLQEVDFTDQGEVLGTRPERRSAISIVHVEGDLFFGSTDVFLDRMRDLVESPNLKVIILRMLNAHHIDATASLAIVNLIEFARQNDRDVILAGVRDDMLPQIEKSGLAEVVGPDNLFRYTPENLTLSTRNALLRAQEIIGSKDTEVILMVKKDKE, from the coding sequence ATGAACTGGCGCACCCTACCGCTGCTGGCCAAACTCAAGGGCTATCAAATCCGCGACCTCGGACACGATCTGAAGGCAGGAATCAATGTGGCTTTGCTCGATTTCCCTCAGTCCATGGCCTACGCCATGATCGCGGGACTGCCCATTCAGTATGGAGTGCATGCCTCTGCACTGGGATCCATCATCGCACCGTTTTTTGCCAGCTCGCGCTTCCTGATCACGGGTCCCAGCAACGCCACCGCCGTGCTGCTGATGAGCGGATTCCTCTCAATGGGACTGGAGGAAAGTCAGCGTCTTGTCGTGCTGCCCATGCTGGTACTGATGGTCGGATGCTTCCTGTTTGCTGGTGCCTTCCTGCGTCTGGAGGTCGTGATTCAATACGTATCGCGCGCGGTGATCACAGGCTACGTCACGGCGGCCGGATTTCTGATTATCGTCAAACAATCCCCTCACGTTCTGGGCATTGAGATCGAAGGGAGCGGCACCTTTTTGTTAACGCTCCAGGAGATTCTGCAATCCAGTGGCATGACCCAATGGCCCATCCTGCTGTTTTCCGCACTCACTCCTCTCATTCACTTTACACTCCGACGCATCAATCCCCGGCTTCCTTCGCTCGCCCTGACAATTGTACTGTCGACCCTGTTATCGATCCTGCTGCAGCGATGGGGGCTGCATTTGCAAACCCTGCCAAATTTGCCGCGTGGCGATTGGTCGCTCACGGTCCCATTGCTCGACCTCAAATTGATCCACAGCCTTCTTGGCACCGCATTTGCGATTTCACTGCTTTCTCTGCTCGAGAGTTCATCCATTTCCAAAACCGTTGCAGCACGTGCTGGTGACACGGTGGACATTTCCCAACAGATGGTCAGCATGGGAGTGGCCAACACGGTCAATGCTTTTGGCGCGGGCATGCCAGTTTCCGGTTCACCCGTTCGCACCATGCTCAACTATGACAGCGGTGCACGCACCCCGGTTTCCAGTCTCATCAGCGGGCTGCTCCTGCTCATTGCGATTTTTGCGCTGGCCCCGCTGATTCAGTATATCCCCAAGGCTTCACTGGCGTCCATGATCATGATTGTGGGGATTTCGCTGATCAAGTGGGACACGATCAAGGTTTTCCTGAGAACTTCCAAGTCTGATGCTGCAACCTTTCTGGTCACGTTTACCTCCGGACTACTCTTTCCGCTGGACATTGCCATCTACTTTGGAGTGGGCCTCTCAATCGCGCTCTTTCTGAAGAAAGTTGCCAACCCCACCCTGCAGGAGGTGGATTTCACCGATCAGGGAGAAGTTCTCGGTACCCGCCCGGAACGGCGCTCCGCCATTTCCATTGTGCATGTGGAGGGCGACCTCTTTTTTGGATCCACTGATGTCTTCCTCGACCGCATGCGGGATCTGGTCGAATCTCCGAACCTCAAGGTCATCATCCTGCGTATGCTCAATGCCCACCACATTGATGCCACGGCGAGTCTCGCCATTGTCAATCTCATCGAATTTGCACGACAAAACGACCGTGACGTCATCCTCGCTGGTGTGCGTGACGACATGTTGCCGCAAATCGAAAAATCCGGTCTGGCTGAGGTCGTCGGTCCGGACAACCTGTTTCGCTACACGCCCGAAAACCTGACCTTGTCGACCCGCAATGCGCTGTTGCGAGCCCAGGAAATCATCGGTTCCAAGGATACCGAGGTCATCCTCATGGTGAAAAAGGACAAGGAATGA
- a CDS encoding AraC family transcriptional regulator, producing MRTATQHFIPSFIAPEVQKADYFFHNLNPDSGASLTIVCGGIEVCGKAYHVQRSAFPYHGLEYIVSGHCNVNLDGNTTALSAGSLFCYGPHQQLQLRALSPHPLVKCFVDFSGTQAETLLAPLHAHAQHQAALSHLPWIRSNFQQLIDLGKAKQTEACHQLLQLILSQVPPPQALRRPSRSAGHALCQQSLEHIERDFASLRSLRDLADAVHVSEAYLCRVFQKHHNESPSRALTRRKMEVAAQLLFVGTELVKTVAAKVGYEDPCHFSRLFKQHYGVAPAHFFQRNQSRIPSRNTAIED from the coding sequence ATGCGAACCGCAACGCAGCATTTCATTCCTTCATTCATAGCACCTGAAGTTCAGAAAGCGGATTATTTTTTCCACAATCTGAATCCAGACTCTGGAGCATCTTTAACCATTGTGTGCGGTGGCATTGAGGTGTGTGGCAAGGCGTATCACGTACAGCGCAGCGCATTTCCCTATCACGGACTGGAGTACATCGTCTCAGGCCACTGCAACGTCAATCTGGATGGAAACACCACTGCCCTGAGTGCCGGATCGCTATTCTGTTATGGTCCCCATCAACAACTCCAATTGCGTGCACTTTCGCCACACCCGCTGGTCAAGTGCTTTGTGGATTTCAGCGGAACCCAAGCCGAGACCCTGCTCGCTCCACTGCATGCCCATGCCCAACATCAGGCCGCACTCTCCCATTTACCCTGGATTCGCTCCAACTTCCAGCAGCTGATTGATCTCGGAAAGGCCAAACAGACTGAGGCCTGTCATCAACTGCTGCAACTCATCCTCAGTCAGGTTCCACCTCCACAGGCCCTGCGTCGACCTTCGCGCAGCGCAGGCCATGCACTCTGTCAACAGAGCCTCGAACACATCGAGAGGGACTTTGCATCCCTGCGTTCTCTGCGGGACCTTGCCGATGCCGTGCATGTGAGCGAAGCCTACCTCTGCCGCGTTTTCCAGAAACACCACAACGAATCTCCCTCGCGCGCACTCACGCGAAGAAAAATGGAAGTAGCCGCACAACTGCTTTTTGTCGGGACCGAACTCGTTAAAACCGTCGCTGCAAAGGTCGGTTACGAGGATCCCTGTCATTTTTCCCGCCTGTTCAAACAGCACTATGGCGTAGCCCCAGCACATTTTTTTCAACGCAACCAGAGCAGGATCCCCTCGCGTAATACGGCGATTGAGGATTGA
- a CDS encoding zinc-binding dehydrogenase, with product MISANLPQTMTGAYLPGNSTTVLKTVPVPQPGHGEVLLRMKASTLCGSDIRAIYHEHLGKGPEGYQNKIAGHEPCGQIVAVGPGTRRFQVGDRVVVYHISGCGLCNDCRRGYMISCTSPHRAAYGWQRDGGMADYLLADEKDLCLLPDGLSYADGAQVACGFGTVYEGLEKIGICGKHVVLITGLGPVGLAAAMLSRAMGATRVIGVDAVSERRELALKKGLCDEVLPAGEDTVDRVLQLTHGHGVERAVDCSGHVQARNVAIRATRKWGKIVLIGEGGRCEFEPSPDLIHDQKSIHGSWVTNIWRMEELLELLVRWNLHPADLITHRFPLERADEAYALMAQGRCGKVAVCFDEELEGKVSA from the coding sequence ATGATCTCTGCAAACCTTCCCCAAACCATGACGGGTGCCTACCTACCCGGTAATAGTACGACCGTACTGAAAACCGTGCCTGTTCCACAACCCGGCCATGGCGAGGTGTTGCTGCGCATGAAGGCGTCCACGCTTTGTGGCAGTGACATTCGTGCCATTTATCACGAACATCTGGGAAAGGGACCTGAGGGTTATCAGAATAAGATCGCAGGGCACGAACCCTGTGGGCAGATCGTTGCGGTCGGTCCGGGTACGCGACGTTTTCAAGTTGGAGACCGGGTCGTAGTTTACCATATTTCGGGCTGTGGACTGTGCAATGACTGCCGTCGCGGATACATGATCAGCTGTACCAGCCCACATCGTGCTGCCTATGGGTGGCAGCGGGACGGTGGGATGGCAGACTACCTGCTTGCGGATGAGAAAGACTTGTGCCTGCTTCCGGATGGACTGAGCTATGCGGATGGGGCACAGGTGGCCTGTGGTTTTGGAACGGTCTATGAGGGTCTGGAGAAGATTGGGATCTGCGGCAAACATGTGGTCCTGATCACGGGATTGGGTCCGGTCGGACTGGCTGCAGCGATGCTCAGCCGGGCGATGGGAGCGACAAGAGTGATCGGGGTGGATGCGGTATCTGAGCGCAGGGAACTCGCCCTGAAAAAAGGTCTCTGCGATGAGGTATTGCCTGCCGGGGAGGATACGGTGGACCGTGTGTTGCAGCTGACTCATGGACATGGGGTGGAACGTGCTGTGGACTGCTCCGGGCATGTGCAGGCTCGCAATGTGGCCATCCGGGCTACACGCAAATGGGGGAAGATTGTCCTGATCGGTGAAGGAGGTCGTTGTGAGTTTGAACCTTCTCCGGATCTGATTCATGACCAGAAATCCATCCATGGCAGTTGGGTGACCAATATTTGGCGCATGGAGGAATTGCTCGAACTGCTGGTGCGTTGGAACCTTCATCCTGCGGATTTGATCACGCATCGCTTTCCGCTCGAGCGCGCAGATGAGGCCTATGCGCTGATGGCGCAGGGACGGTGCGGAAAAGTTGCAGTTTGTTTCGACGAGGAACTGGAAGGCAAAGTCTCCGCATGA
- a CDS encoding aldo/keto reductase, with amino-acid sequence MNAIDPSLIPQRKLHTGATMPAIGLGTFGSDHVSHETVADAVLNAGRIGYRHFDCAAVYGNERQIGEALRSLRSEGVAREDLWITSKLWNDQHGSAKVGPACEQSLRDLQLDYLDLYLVHWPFPNYHPPHCDVSARSPDAQPYVHDQFMDTWAGMERLVERGLVRAIGTSNVTISKLSRILQDANIAPAANQMELHPHFQQPELFEYVRSQAMVAIGYCPVGSPARPERDRTPEDSVDVEDPVILEIARNHGIHPATLCVKWAQQRGQVPIPFSTTPANYHANLEALTTAALSDQEMQAIAGIDRNCRLIKGHVFLWQGAKDWHELWT; translated from the coding sequence ATGAATGCCATTGATCCATCCCTGATACCCCAACGCAAACTGCACACGGGCGCGACCATGCCGGCGATCGGTCTGGGCACCTTTGGTTCGGACCATGTGTCGCACGAAACGGTTGCAGATGCAGTGCTCAATGCGGGTCGCATCGGATACCGCCACTTTGACTGTGCGGCAGTATATGGCAATGAACGGCAGATTGGGGAAGCGCTACGCTCCCTTCGCAGCGAGGGGGTTGCGCGGGAGGATTTGTGGATCACCTCAAAACTGTGGAATGACCAACATGGCAGTGCGAAGGTCGGACCCGCCTGCGAGCAGAGCTTGCGGGATCTGCAACTGGATTACCTCGATCTGTACCTGGTGCATTGGCCGTTTCCCAATTACCATCCCCCGCATTGTGATGTTTCTGCACGCTCACCCGATGCCCAGCCCTATGTGCACGATCAGTTCATGGATACCTGGGCCGGAATGGAACGGTTGGTTGAGCGGGGACTGGTGCGTGCCATCGGAACTTCCAATGTAACGATTTCGAAACTCAGCCGCATATTGCAGGATGCGAATATTGCACCAGCGGCAAATCAGATGGAACTGCACCCGCACTTCCAGCAACCGGAACTGTTTGAATACGTGCGCTCTCAGGCAATGGTTGCCATCGGTTACTGTCCGGTGGGTTCGCCTGCGCGTCCTGAACGGGACCGCACTCCTGAGGACAGTGTGGATGTGGAGGATCCGGTGATCCTGGAGATTGCCCGGAATCATGGCATTCACCCGGCAACCCTTTGTGTGAAGTGGGCCCAGCAGCGGGGTCAGGTTCCCATTCCTTTTTCGACAACCCCGGCGAATTATCATGCAAACCTTGAAGCACTTACCACAGCTGCGCTGAGTGATCAGGAGATGCAAGCCATCGCGGGCATCGACCGGAACTGTCGCCTGATCAAGGGACATGTCTTTCTGTGGCAGGGGGCAAAAGACTGGCACGAGCTATGGACATAA
- a CDS encoding glycoside hydrolase family protein, producing the protein MFACTGLLYAQIAERERPDSWNELVQGARFVDRFLPMQGRVLSSDTWGLDAVRPRWIDNGIESDSWSYWGGNILQAEDGTYHLFVCGWLEGSPRGHMEWGRSWVFNAVSDNLTGPFRPRQLIGRGHNPEAFRLKDGRYVIYVIDGCYIADDLNGPWQYSKLEFDARDRAIIEGLSNLSFARRDDGSFVMVCRGGGIWISEDGLSTYHQVSNGSVYPDVDGRFEDPVIWRDSVQYHLIVNDWLGRIAYYLRSPDGLHWVVDPGEAYVPGIARHADGTVEDWFKFERLKIFQDAKGRAIQANFAVIDTLKHEDRAFDLHSSKNIGIPLEPGLLLEIVDSHGTNGANGSIVRVRVKAEPGFDPLHDLDLDSLRLGACEAVNFGRGASVREQVVEGADVVFGFDRADCEFDDEAFVAKLIGRKLNGDPVFGFASLSESADTDAMLSPRAPVLSGGIGERMLSVEVMNLGQRSSDASSIRVLLSIDGSEACVAESVVPALQPYANTTVHLAVKEVYQTVELNPDSQCTVVVEPRSGQRMQYTGHARFSE; encoded by the coding sequence ATGTTCGCTTGCACAGGGTTGCTGTATGCCCAGATCGCCGAACGTGAGCGTCCAGACTCCTGGAACGAACTCGTGCAAGGGGCGCGCTTTGTGGACCGTTTTCTTCCCATGCAGGGTAGGGTGCTTTCTTCAGATACCTGGGGTTTGGATGCTGTGCGTCCCCGATGGATCGACAACGGCATCGAATCCGACAGCTGGTCCTACTGGGGAGGCAACATCCTGCAGGCGGAGGATGGTACCTACCACCTGTTCGTCTGCGGCTGGCTGGAAGGCTCACCTCGGGGGCACATGGAATGGGGACGTTCCTGGGTATTTAATGCTGTCAGTGACAATCTGACAGGCCCCTTTCGACCCCGGCAGCTGATTGGGCGCGGTCACAACCCCGAGGCGTTCCGCCTCAAGGACGGCCGCTACGTGATCTACGTAATTGACGGTTGTTACATTGCGGATGATCTCAATGGACCGTGGCAGTATTCCAAGCTGGAGTTTGATGCGCGTGACCGTGCGATCATTGAGGGATTGTCCAATCTCTCCTTTGCACGGCGGGACGATGGTTCCTTTGTGATGGTGTGTCGTGGTGGCGGCATTTGGATCAGCGAGGATGGTCTCTCCACCTATCATCAGGTGAGCAATGGCAGTGTGTATCCCGACGTTGACGGACGCTTTGAAGATCCGGTGATCTGGAGGGATTCCGTGCAATATCATCTGATCGTGAATGACTGGTTGGGACGCATCGCGTACTATCTGCGCTCACCGGATGGACTGCATTGGGTCGTCGATCCAGGTGAGGCTTATGTACCCGGCATTGCCCGTCATGCTGATGGAACAGTGGAGGATTGGTTCAAGTTTGAGCGTCTCAAAATTTTTCAAGATGCCAAAGGCCGGGCAATTCAGGCAAATTTTGCGGTGATCGACACCCTCAAGCATGAAGACCGTGCCTTTGACCTTCACAGTTCGAAAAATATTGGAATCCCTCTGGAACCGGGATTGTTGCTCGAAATCGTCGATTCACACGGCACGAACGGTGCCAATGGCTCCATCGTTCGCGTTCGGGTGAAGGCGGAGCCGGGCTTTGATCCGTTGCACGATCTCGATCTCGACTCGCTGCGCTTGGGTGCATGCGAAGCGGTCAACTTTGGGCGTGGTGCCAGCGTGAGGGAACAGGTGGTTGAGGGTGCCGATGTGGTGTTCGGCTTTGATCGTGCGGATTGCGAGTTCGACGATGAAGCGTTTGTCGCAAAATTGATCGGTCGCAAACTCAACGGTGATCCGGTTTTTGGATTCGCAAGCCTGTCAGAGTCGGCAGATACCGACGCAATGCTTTCACCCCGGGCACCTGTGTTGTCAGGTGGCATCGGGGAACGCATGCTATCGGTGGAAGTGATGAATCTGGGTCAACGGAGTTCCGATGCATCATCCATTCGAGTGCTGTTGTCGATTGATGGAAGTGAAGCATGCGTTGCAGAGAGTGTGGTGCCTGCCCTTCAACCGTATGCTAACACAACCGTGCATCTGGCCGTGAAGGAAGTCTATCAAACTGTGGAGCTGAACCCCGATTCGCAATGCACGGTTGTGGTGGAACCGCGCTCGGGGCAAAGAATGCAGTATACTGGTCATGCCCGATTTTCTGAATGA
- the fucU gene encoding L-fucose mutarotase translates to MLKGISPLISPDLLATLARMGHGDEIILADAHFPGESVNARVLRADGLRIADLLRAILPLFELDSYVSDPVIMMAAVPGDQLDPEVEKAYLASIRLSYPAFTEVQRIERFAFYERTRKAFAVVMTGETAKYGNILLKKGVTPST, encoded by the coding sequence ATGTTAAAAGGAATCTCACCCCTGATCAGTCCGGACCTGCTCGCGACACTTGCGCGAATGGGACACGGCGATGAAATTATTCTGGCAGACGCCCATTTCCCCGGTGAATCCGTGAATGCGCGAGTGCTGCGTGCAGATGGGTTGCGCATTGCCGATCTGTTGAGGGCCATCCTGCCGCTTTTTGAGCTGGATTCCTATGTGTCGGATCCGGTGATCATGATGGCGGCGGTCCCTGGAGATCAGCTCGATCCCGAAGTCGAGAAGGCCTATCTTGCCAGTATTCGATTGTCCTATCCCGCATTTACGGAAGTGCAGCGCATCGAGCGTTTTGCGTTCTATGAACGAACCCGAAAAGCATTTGCAGTCGTCATGACTGGAGAGACTGCCAAATATGGCAACATTTTGCTGAAAAAAGGAGTGACCCCCAGCACTTGA